The genomic DNA GAGTCCGGCATCCCCGACTATCGCGGCCCCAACGGGTTCTGGTCGCGGGAGAACCCGACGCGCTTCCGCGACTTCCTGAGCGATCCCGATGTCCGGCGACGCTACTGGGACCGACGACGCCAGCGCTACCCGATCCTGGCCAGTGCCCAGCCCAACGCCGGACACATCGCCCTGGCGCGCCTGCAGGCAGCTGGGTACCTGGACACGATCGTGACGCAGAATATCGACGGGCTGCACCAGAAGGCCGGTAGCCCGCCCGAACGGGTGATCGAGCTGCACGGGACGGCCCACGCGATCCGCTGTCTCTCGTGCGAGGCCCTCTGGCCAGCCGAGCGGTTCGACCCCGGCCCGCCGGGGACGGTCCCGCACTGCCCGGTCTGCCACGGCATCGTCAAGGAGGCCACCGTCTCGTTCGGCGAGCCGGTTCCCCGGCCGATCCTCGAGCGCGCGCTGGCGCTGGCCGAGACGACACCCGTGATGCTGGTCGTCGGCACCTCCCTCGCCGTGGTACCGGCCGCGCACGTCCC from Thermomicrobium sp. 4228-Ro includes the following:
- a CDS encoding SIR2 family NAD-dependent protein deacylase, with protein sequence MPEDILTVEQRRLVEAIADALYQRGPGVAFTGAGISTESGIPDYRGPNGFWSRENPTRFRDFLSDPDVRRRYWDRRRQRYPILASAQPNAGHIALARLQAAGYLDTIVTQNIDGLHQKAGSPPERVIELHGTAHAIRCLSCEALWPAERFDPGPPGTVPHCPVCHGIVKEATVSFGEPVPRPILERALALAETTPVMLVVGTSLAVVPAAHVPRRAARAGAFVAIVNDEPTPLDREAAVVLRARAGAALAYLAELLVGAPADSARERAS